CCGGGCAAGGAGGTCGTGCGCGTGCTGCCGCGGCCGGGGGGCTCGGTGGAGGTGCGCGCCTTCGAGGCGGCTCTGGCCAAGGCCGCGGACAAGCGCGGCACTGCGGACGAGGTGCTGTCGGCGCTTCCGGAGGGCAGCGCCGTGGTGATCGACGACCTCGAGCTGTGGTGGGAGCGGAGCCCGGAGGGGCTGTCGGTGGTGGACCACGTGCTCGGGCTGATGCAGCGCCACGGAAGGCGCGTGTTGTTCGTCATCACGCTCGGGGATCAGACCTTGGGGCTCCTGGATCGACTGCGACCGGTGTCGGATCGGGCGCTGGCGGTGCTGCGCTGCGCGCCGTTGCCCGCCGAAGCGCTGAAGACCGTGGTCACGGTCCGCCACGCGTCCACTGGCGCCAAGTTTTCCCTCGACGGTGAGGCCGAGGACGACCTCGGGGAGCTCAGGTTGGCGCGGCTGTTCTCGAGCTTCTTCGACTACTCCGGCGGTGTCGTGGGAGCTGCCCTACGGGCGTGGATCACGCACGTGGACAAGGCCAGCGGCGACGCCTTGAGCGTGCGAGTGCCGCGGGCCGAGCGCTGGGAAGTGGTGGACGAGCTCAAGAGCGAGTGGACCGCGCTACTGCTCGAGCTGGTGCTTCACAAGCAGATTTCGCCACGGCGGCTGGCCCGCGTCACCAAGACGACGCCCGAGGAGCTGGCGCGGGACCTCGACCCCTTGCGCCGCGCCGGTCTGCTCGTGGAGAGCCGGCAACGGGTGCTCGAGATCAATCCCTTCGTCCATCACATCGTCGCCAACCGACTCCGGCGGCAGGGGCTCCTGTCGTGACGGACGCCTTCGGCTCCCTCGGGTTCGATCTGCTGCTGGTGCTGCTCGGCGGCAGCCTCTTGTGGGCTGCCCTCCGGGGGATTCGCTGGATGCTCGACGTCGTGCCCATGAACAAGGAGCGGCGGGCGCTGCTCGAGCGCGCGAGCCCCATACTCGGCGCTCTGGTGGCGCTCGCCTATGCGCTGTTCGCGGTGCGCAGCGTGTTTCGTTCCCAGCCCGCGGCGCTGCCCTTCGTGCTCGCCCTGGTTGTGGCGGGGTTCTCCGCCGCGGCGTGGCCCACGATGCGCGACTTCTTGGCGGGCGTCGCGCTGAAGTCCGGCCGCGTGTGCCACACCGGCGATCACGTCCGCGTCGGAGATCTCGAAGGCAAGATCGTGCGCATGGGCTATCGCGTGATGGTGCTGGAGACGACCTCCGGCGATCAGGCCATCTTGCCCTACAGCCGCGTGGCGCGGTCGCCCATCGTACGGACCCGCAGCTTGGGGGGCATCACGCCGCACGAGTTCCGGATCCGGCGCGTCTTCGGCGCGTCTTTCGCGGACACCAAGCGCCGCATCGTGCACGCAGCGCTCTTGAGCCACTGGTCCGCGTTCGCCCGGGAGCCGGAGGTGACGGTGCACGCGGACGGCGCGGTGGTGACCGTGTTCGCGCTCGATCCTGCGCACGGTCCGGACGTGGAAGCGGCGGTGCGGCTGGCCCTGGGCGAGGACGAGGACGAAGCCGTCAAAGAGCTCGAGGGGCGAGCGTGATTCGGTAGACGAAGACTGGGGCGTCGGAGGGGTTCGCCACGCGCAGTGTCGTCATCGCGTTCGCCCCGTCGGGAGCGGTGAAATCCACATGGTCCGTGCCTGACGCGAAAGCGCGGCCGCCGATCACGCTCAGCATCACGTGGGCCGACGCCGATGCCTCCATGCTCCACGCGCCGCTGGGCACACTGACGGCGAGGGAGGCGTTCTTGCCAGGATCCAGCCGCAGGGCCACGCGGTCCTGGTCGTCCAAGGTGGCGGGAGCCTCGGCCGCGCCGAACAGGTAGCCCGGCACCGTGATGTGACCGCCTTCGCGCTGCACCCCGAGCGGGCCGTCGAGCTGGCGTACGAACACCTCGCCGCTCATGCGGTAGGGGCGCACGGTTTCGTAGTGGATGAGCCGACAGGTCCGAGCGAAGCCCGGTTGGCGGTAGAGCTCCCAGTCGCCGCGCCACATGGGCGTTGCGCGGCCCACGGGGAGGTGAAACACGATCAGATCCGGCTTTCGAGACCAGACGTACTTTCCGTCCCCCAGCTGGTGGCCGACGGGTCCGAAGGGATGCTTGGGCGGGTGGGTCGCGATGTAGCGATCGTTCAGCCCGAGCATGTCCAGGGCCGGACCGCGATAGAAGAAGGGAAGGGCGCCGGCGGCATCTACGGCGAGCAGTGCTTGTTTGTCGCCGAAGGCGTCGCGGAAGAACAAGCCGATGGGTCGGCCCTGCCAGTACCAAGCGCTGTTCTCCGCATCCCAGCGATTCCAATCGTGCTGCTGGGCCCAGCCGTAGCGCCCCAAAGAAGCAGCCCCCAAGAGCCACGCGCCGAGGAAGTACGGTCGCTTCTGGTTCGCGATCCAGCGAATCCCCTCCGCGGCGATCAGCACCACGAGCAGCAGCGCGGGAACGAGGTGGCGAACCTGAGGCATGAAGTCGCCGCCGATCGCGATCTGGTATCCGATCCACGCCGCGAAAGACGGGAACAACAGGGCGACCCGCCGGCGTACGGTACGGTCGTTGACCACGAGCAGGAGTGTGGTTGCGGCCACGGCCAAGAGCGCCACCCGGAGCGCGATGCCGTTCGTGACGTAGTCGATGCCCACGTGAAGCTGAGCCTTGGAGGTCTCCAACTTGCTGGACGTGTTGGGCAGCCACGCGTGGTAGTAGAGCCGGCGGAACCCGAGCTGGCCGAGGAAGAACGCAGCGGAAATCGCCGCTACTGGCAGGGCCAGCCGAAACCCGAGGCGGCCGCGGGCGATCACGAGCCCCAGGCACAGCGTCGCGGTGAACAGCGCGCCGTCCGGTCGGGTCAAGCACACGAGGCCCAACAGCACACCCGGCCCGACCGCGTCGCGAAGCCCGACCGCGTCGGCGTCGAGCTTCGGATACAGGAGCGCGATGGCCCAGGCCAAGAGGGCGATCAAGAGCGGCGCCTCCAGCCCTCCCACGGACCACGCCGCGACCGGACCCGACAGCGCCAGCGCCAGCCCCGCGTACAGCGGTACGACCACCTCCCTCAGGCGGCGCGGACGATGCATCACCACCAACGCGACGATACAGAGGCCGGTGCACACGGTGCCGACGATGCGCGTCGGATCGATGAGCGAAGGGCTCACGGTGCCGATGGCGGCGATCAGCAGCACCCACAAGAGGTTCGAGTAGCCCTCGACGCGCTCACCGTCGGTCCAGGTGAGACCGTGACCGCTGCGCAGTCGATCCGCGTAGCGCAGGGAGATGAACGAGTCGTCGAAGAAGAACGTCGGGTAGCGGAGGACGTGCCAGATCAGGACGCCGATACACACCGCCGCGACCAAGGCCGCGACGCCGGGCCATCGCCATCGTTCGAGTCGCTGCCGTGACAAGTAAGCGCCCATGCGGGAAAGCTCCCGGGGATTAGCGCTTGGGCGCGCCGCCGTCAGGCACTTTCTCTACAGGATGCCGCCCATCATCGTGACGTAAGCCTGAATCGCTTGGCGGATCGGGTCGGCCAGGGCCTCGAATTCCAGACCCGCGGCGCCGGTACCCCGAACGATGCGGGCCCAGCGGGTCGTCGCCGTGGCGGTCGCGATGCGCCCGGTGGTGGGCAGCGCGAAGCGCACCTCCACCCGCGCATTCATGGTGCAGGGCTCTTCCGTCAGCACCAGCAGGCCGCCCTCGGAGATGTCCTCGCTGCGGCCGTCCACGGTGCGGCCGCTCTCTTCCACGATGCGGACGGGTGTCACGTAGGGCGCGCGGGCGTAGCGCCGGCGCTGACGCGTCGGTTCCGCTGCCTGCTTCGGCCGCGCGGAGGTGCGAATGCCGAGCAAGGATTCCTTGGCGAAGGGAGAGTCGGTTCCCGCTGTCAGCGCCCGAGACAGGTCATGGACGTCCTGCCAGCGCCCGGCAGGATCCTTGGCTAGGGCCTTCTCGATGGCCCGGCACAGGTCTACCGGGGCGTCGGGTACCCGAACGGCGAGGGGAGGGAGCTCTTCCGTGCTCACCTTGAGCAGCACTTCCCCGAAGGTGCCTTCGAACGGCACCACGCCGGCGAGGCATTCGTAGAGTGTGGAGCCTATCGAATACACGTCCGCGCGGTGATCCACGTCCTTCGCCAGCAGCTGCTCCGGCGCCATGTACTCCGCCGTGCCCATCACCTTGCCGTGGTCCGTGAGCTTCTTGTCGG
This portion of the Polyangiaceae bacterium genome encodes:
- a CDS encoding mechanosensitive ion channel family protein, producing the protein MTDAFGSLGFDLLLVLLGGSLLWAALRGIRWMLDVVPMNKERRALLERASPILGALVALAYALFAVRSVFRSQPAALPFVLALVVAGFSAAAWPTMRDFLAGVALKSGRVCHTGDHVRVGDLEGKIVRMGYRVMVLETTSGDQAILPYSRVARSPIVRTRSLGGITPHEFRIRRVFGASFADTKRRIVHAALLSHWSAFAREPEVTVHADGAVVTVFALDPAHGPDVEAAVRLALGEDEDEAVKELEGRA
- a CDS encoding protein kinase, which produces MTHPQVGDVIDRRYLLVREIDRGGVGAVYEAEHRITQRSVALKLLSEHHRTSPESRARLLREARALTLARHRNVVAALDAGELDDGQPYLVMELMEGRTLSGLLTARRKLGVAETVSVGIQLCDAVSQAHARGVIHRDVKPQNVFVARDEVGEEVIKLFDFGLARLSGESENIPDKKLTDHGKVMGTAEYMAPEQLLAKDVDHRADVYSIGSTLYECLAGVVPFEGTFGEVLLKVSTEELPPLAVRVPDAPVDLCRAIEKALAKDPAGRWQDVHDLSRALTAGTDSPFAKESLLGIRTSARPKQAAEPTRQRRRYARAPYVTPVRIVEESGRTVDGRSEDISEGGLLVLTEEPCTMNARVEVRFALPTTGRIATATATTRWARIVRGTGAAGLEFEALADPIRQAIQAYVTMMGGIL